The following coding sequences are from one Leishmania major strain Friedlin complete genome, chromosome 36 window:
- a CDS encoding putative serine/threonine protein phosphatase — translation MPSFFLFGRKKDKKKKTRDGATDEGDAATPSLTARENSNGSKESATKHGKGSTTSHDAAGGSTPPGLDTPPADASGPATETSPPLLPSTKQRSYSKNTMQELPPPPPSAPPATNSPSLRASAVHLTLHHSTLNDAPVSTPRSVDLFPRELSEVTIPQLTEVFQVFRTFLDNCTSTEVKQKSVSQLRQVLPEIAAVDTTVSAERIKAQNFHPTFSIEPILNHLLAQPAPLRARLCLAIYRFCGELCEELEGDLLCQETGLFSGLQCMNPNLRPAADGNYGISGDPRQASLFGGSFTENGTAKIERCPDIDLPKIYNSLLHKEDYLPSAEELNEIFLRVQELLRVEPNVVMVAMPAVLVGDLHGQIRDLLENVLTLGGPLVSNEALALASPKSHAAKSKAPTSKKSGKAAGAAKTFSGAPKGDENRPTQPPNYLFLGDYVDRGPSSLSVIALLFTAKLLSPNTVFLLRGNHECPNTNRFYGFLDECHRSYPIVNHKVITLHMCARSASEENTDGAAANRSGNSSPGANSTCKGDSGALSTIDTNSSVEPTAAGMGRHLGRDCEASPDDMGWDMKDHPLWLVANDALCSLPLCAALYEEVEDDDRAALPPAPTAAASNTEDMLAADGTENPVAASKAKKSTKAKAVKKSTRCSIGNASFAESFKSPNLVAGKSPTLTDGNARTTSNKAASTSTEPSPLSPPSASAFVAKPKKTRQVVRVSAMHGGLSPFIDDSFDGIIAIYRFRNIEHGALADLTWSDPSSSAAADGATASDSRANESQPPLSKFQSACVFNGAPIGFTGNPRGTGHIFGEDATIDFINTNHLYFIVRAHQCVQEGFQWNHKDRLLTVFSAPNYCGMRNKGAVLLLDKNGAPTLKQYAHTEAEEKSHATTTGAPQPPRLFS, via the coding sequence ATGCCGAGCTTCTTTCTGTTTGGGAGGAAGAAGGATAAGAAGAAAAAGACTCGCGATGGTGCCACAGACGAGGGCGACGCGGCGACTCCCTCGTTGACGGCCAGGGAAAACTCTAACGGCTCGAAAGAATCGGCGACAAAGCACGGTAAAGGATCCACTACGTCTCACGATGCAGCGGGCGGGTCTACGCCCCCAGGTCTAGACACGCCGCCCGCTGACGCCTCCGGCCCAGCCACCGAGACTTCACCACCGTTGCTACCCTCGACGAAGCAACGATCCTATTCCAAAAACACTATGCaggagctgccgccaccgccgccgtcggcgcctccGGCGACCAACTCGCCTAGTCTTCGGGCGAGTGCGGTCCATCTTACCCTCCATCACTCCACGCTCAATGACGCCCCCGTCTCTACCCCGCGCAGCGTGGATCTGTTTCCGCGCGAGTTATCGGAAGTGACGATCCCGCAGCTGACCGAAGTGTTTCAGGTCTTTCGGACGTTCCTCGACAACTGCACAAGCACGGAGGTGAAGCAGAAGTctgtgtcgcagctgcgccaggtCCTTCCCGAgatcgccgccgtcgacacCACTGTGTCGGCTGAGAGGATCAAGGCACAGAACTTCCACCCAACATTTTCGATCGAACCCATACTGAACCACTTGTTGGCGCAGCCGGCAcccctgcgcgcgcgcctctgcctcgccaTCTACCGCTTCTGCGGAGAGCTGTgcgaggagctggagggTGACTTGCTCTGTCAAGAGACAGGGCTCTTTAGTGGCCTGCAATGCATGAACCCGAACCTGCGtcccgccgccgacggcaaTTACGGCATCTCTGGAGATCCACGTCAAGCCTCCCTCTTTGGTGGTAGTTTCACGGAGAACGGGACTGCGAAGATAGAGCGCTGTCCTGACATCGATCTCCCGAAGATCTACAACAGCCTCCTGCACAAGGAAGACTACCTACCGAGTGCCGAAGAGCTCAACGAGATCTTtctgcgcgtgcaggagctgctgcgagtCGAACCAAatgtggtgatggtggcgaTGCCGGCCGTCCTCGTCGGAGATCTGCATGGGCAGATACGCGATCTGCTGGAAAACGTGCTGACACTGGGGGGCCCACTCGTGTCGAAtgaggcgctggcgctggcgtCCCCTAAATCCCATGCGGCCAAGTCGAAGGCGCCCACCTCTAAGAAGAGCGGCAAggcggcaggcgcagcgaAGACCTTCAGTGGGGCGCCGAAAGGTGATGAGAACCGAcccacgcagccgccgaaCTACTTGTTCCTGGGTGACTATGTCGACCGTGGGCCGAGCAGCCTGTCCGTGATTGCACTGCTCTTCACGGCCAAGCTATTATCGCCAAACACCGTGTTTTTGTTGCGTGGTAACCACGAGTGCCCGAATACCAATCGCTTCTACGGCTTCCTCGACGAATGCCACCGTAGCTACCCCATTGTGAACCACAAGGTCATCACGCTCCATATGTGCGCCCGGTCGGCGTCCGAAGAGAACACCGACGGTGCGGCAGCAAATCGAAGCGGCAACAGCTCCCCAGGTGCCAACTCTACCTGCAagggcgacagcggcgccctGAGCACGATCGATACGAACAGCAGCGTCGAGCCGACCGCGGCTGGGATGGGCCGGCATCTCGGCAGGGACTGCGAAGCGAGTCCGGACGACATGGGGTGGGACATGAAGGATCACCCGCTGTGGCTTGTCGCGAATGACGCGCTTTGCTCGCTTCCTCTCTGCGCCGCGCTTTACGAGGAGGTAGAGGACGACGACAGAGCGGCTCTGCCGCCCGCTCctaccgctgccgcgtcgaACACCGAGGACATGCTTGCAGCTGACGGCACCGAGAACCCTGTAGCGGCATCAAAAGCGAAAAAGTCAACCAAAGCGAAAGCCGTAAAGAAGAGTACCCGGTGCAGCATTGGAAACGCGAGTTTCGCAGAGTCCTTCAAGTCTCCGAATCTCGTAGCGGGCAAGTCGCCTACGCTCACTGACGGCAATGCACGCACCACTAGCAACAAGGCAGCCAGTACCTCCACCGAACCGTCACCGCTGTCCCCGCCAAGCGCCAGTGCATTCGTTGCAAAGCCGAAGAAGACGCGGCAggtcgtgcgcgtgtctgcaaTGCACGGTGGCCTGTCCCCCTTCATTGACGACAGCTTCGACGGCATCATCGCCATTTACCGGTTTCGCAACATCGAGCATGGTGCGCTGGCCGATCTCACGTGGTCGGATCCAtcctccagcgcagccgccgacggcgcgacggcgtcggACTCCCGTGCGAACGAGAGCCAGCCACCTTTGAGCAAGTTCCAGTCTGCCTGCGTCTTCAACGGAGCCCCCATTGGCTTCACCGGTAATCCGCGTGGCACAGGGCACATCTTCGGCGAGGATGCCACGATAGACTTCATCAACACAAATCATCTATATTTTatcgtgcgcgcgcatcaGTGCGTGCAGGAGGGCTTTCAGTGGAACCACAAGGACCGCCTGCTGACGGTGTTCTCAGCCCCCAACTACTGCGGTATGCGCAATAAAGGCGCGGTTCTTCTGCTGGATAAGAATGGGGCCCCGACACTGAAACAGTACGCGCACACGGAAGCTGAGGAGAAGTCGCACGCGACGACCACGGGCGCGCCACAGCCACCAAGGCTATTCTCGTAG
- the ALG3 gene encoding putative dolichyl-P-Man:GDP-Man5GlcNAc2-PP-dolichyl alpha-1,3-mannosyltransferase, translating to MRFMDVALAAEAVVIITVILTVPYTEIDWKAYMEEVEGFLAGELDYRNLKGGTGPLVYPGGFVWVYSVLYYLTKKGEAIELAQWIYAGVYLVTLTIILRLYTRSGLTWKTMIPLFVSKRIRSLYVLRLFNDCWAMLFLFAAVSFIAGRPSGAAKRSRQWFIGCLCYSIAVSIKMNVLLFAPGMLYVMLRTLPFGRVAWYLLVCAAWQVAAGLPFLAYDYRAYLSKSFELDRVFLQRWSVNYQFLNAEIFVKPEFGQALLAMTVATWVLLWRTRWAARTYLTDAEAQVLHPAISDTRRQNTPLRRGTADGDETMDDEAQEQAVYAATLLTFFEANLVGVIFARSIHYQFYTWFFYMVPFVLAYTTFPRVLRLVSFALIRQGFESFPPTPKTSMMLQGGFALTLFAFLFLGREARPAATREEAHPTRDNEPKLPQTQGTADATGGEKIR from the coding sequence ATGAGGTTCATGGACGTGGCGCTGGCCGCAGAGGCGGTCGTCATCATCACCGTCATCCTCACAGTCCCCTACACGGAGATCGACTGGAAGGCGTacatggaggaggtggaggggttTCTTGCTGGCGAGCTGGACTATCGCAACCTTAAGGGCGGCACCGGGCCACTGGTCTACCCGGGCGGCTTTGTGTGGGTGTACAGTGTCCTCTACTATCTCACCAAGAAGGGTGAGGCCATTGAGTTGGCTCAGTGGATATACGCCGGCGTCTACCTTGTGACCTTGACAATAATCTTGCGCCTCTACACCCGCTCCGGGCTCACGTGGAAGACCATGATACCGCTCTTCGTCTCCAAGCGCATTCGCAGCCTCTACGTGCTGCGCCTTTTCAACGACTGCTGGGCCATGTTGTTCTTgttcgccgccgtctccttcATCGCTGGCCgccccagcggcgccgccaaaCGCTCGCGTCAGTGGTTTATTGGGTGCCTCTGCTACTCTATCGCCGTGTCCATCAAGATGAACGTGCTCCTCTTCGCACCAGGCATGCTTTACGTGATGCTCCGAACACTTCCTTTCGGGCGAGTCGCGTGGTACCTGCTTGTCTGTGCGGCGTGGCAAGTGGCCGCAGGCTTGCCTTTTCTGGCCTACGACTATAGGGCCTACCTATCGAAAAGCTTTGAGCTTGATCGCGTCTTTCTGCAGCGGTGGTCGGTAAACTATCAATTCCTCAATGCCGAGATTTTTGTAAAGCCGGAGTTTGGCCAGGCGCTGCTCGCGATGACAGTTGCAACGTGGGTTTTGCtgtggcgcacgcgctggGCCGCACGCACGTACTTGACGgatgcggaggcgcaggtATTGCATCCGGCAATTTCCGATACGCGTCGGCAGAACACGCCCTTGCGCCGCGGAACTGCCGACGGTGACGAGACGATGGACGACGAGGCACAGGAGCAGGCGGTATACGCGGCCACACTGCTCACTTTCTTCGAGGCCAACCTTGTCGGCGTCATATTTGCCCGCTCCATCCATTACCAGTTCTACACGTGGTTCTTCTACATGGTGCCCTTTGTTCTCGCCTACACGACGTTCCCACGGGTGCTGCGGCTTGTGAGCTTTGCCCTCATCCGCCAGGGGTTCGAGTCGTTCCCACCGACGCCGAAGACGTCGATGATGCTACAAGGCGGCTTTGCCTTGACGCTGTTTGCGTTCCTCTTTTTGGGTCGTGAAGCTCGTCCAGCTGCCACGCGGGAGGAAGCGCATCCGACCCGGGACAATGAACCAAAGCTGCCACAAACACAGGGGACGGCTGACGCAACAGGCGGGGAGAAAATACGGTGA